From Pseudomonas fluorescens:
GATTAGCGTCCGGCGGCTCGCACGCTCACAGTGATGTGATGGATGCCTACTTCTACCAGAGTGCCATTGCGGCAACTCATACCCCTTTATAGCTGCCCAGCAGCAACCTATCCGCTTGGCCATTTCCTTGCGCCAACCTGTTGCCCGTCTCTTTGCCCCTAAAGAGACGGGCGCTCCTATCACTGCTGCAGCCCTGCTCGCACGGGCCTTTGCGGTTTTCCCCCTAGTGACAATCGGCGTGACAAACACCGAAAAATCACCAGCAACAGCGATGCCAATGATGGTGCCGCAGCCCATGAAATGGACTGCACCTGACTGACAGTCAGGCATGCCCCAGTCATCACCTCGCTGCCTTCACCCGACTCAGGATCTCGCGGCATTGGTCTCGTCAGCCAGTGCAGCCTCCACCCGCCCACTTCTTCGGAGGTGTTCAGGAGGCCAGGTCATGAGATGCCCAAGCTCCCGGTCGTAAGGAGCCGTCAGTCCCGCGTAAGTGGACAAACCTCACACAGGTCGCAGGGGCCTTGATCCCTGATAACACTCAACAACCGTGGCGGGATAAGTGAGGACAAAGTCGATAACCTCAGGAGAATAGCGATGCAACTGTGCGAAGCATTCGAGCCACCACAACCCTTGCTGGAATACCTGCAGTCGCCACTGCCCTACCCGGTCGAAGCACTCGGGAATCTGTTGGGCCCTGCGGTTGAACGACTGGCCGAAGTGATCGGCGTGCCCTGCGCCATGGCTGCACAATCGGTGCTGGCCAGCGCTGCCCTAGTAAGTCAGGGTCATGCCAATGTCCACCTCGACGGACGAACCTATCCGTTGTCGCTATACCTACTGACGGTGGCGTCCTCGGGTGATCGAAAAAGCGCGGTGGATCACCTGGCACTGAAGGCGGCGCGCGACTGGGAACGACAGCAGTGGACCCTGTATACGGAAAAGCTCATAACCTATCGCGCCGCCAGCAACATCATGACCAAACCCAAAACAACAAAGAAACGCGCGGAGGTGGAAGGCGGTGAGCTATCCGAGCCGGTACCGCCGAGACTGATCATTACCGAGCCCACCATCGAAGCGTTGATCAAAAGCCTGTGCCACGGCTTGCCCAGCATGGGATTGTTCAATGATGAAGGTGGCCAATTCTTGGGCAGCAGCACCATGAGCAAAGAGAACCTGCTTAAGGCGATTACCACCTTGTCGACACTGTGGGATGGCAGCCCGATCGACCGGGCGCGCTCCATGGCTGGAGAAAGCCTGCGCGCCTATGACCGCCGCCTCAGCCTGCATTTGATGCTGCAGCCTTACTTGGCCAACCAGCTACTCAAAGACTCGGTGATCAAAGGCCAAGGCATCCTGGGCCGCTGCCTGATCAGCTGGCCCGAACGTCTGGTCGGTCAGCGCTTGTACAAGGCAGTCGACCTGACGCGAGATGCCAAGGTTCAGCGCTACCAAACGCGCATTACCACCCTACTGGATAAGCCACTGTCGCTGCACAAAGACGGTTCACTTAACCCCGCCAGGCTGGAACTGACGCCCAGCGCTCGCACTGCCTGGATTGATATTCACGACACCATCGAATGCCAGTCTGGCGAGTTCGGTGAACTGGCAGGAGTCCAATCCGTCGCAGGAAAAGCAGCGGCCAATGTGCTGCGCATCGCCGGTGTGCTCGCGGTAATTGAAGATGCGAATGTAGTGAGTGAGGCCCATATTCAACGCGCCTCAACACTGATGGATTACTACCTGGCGGAGATCCAGCGCCTGACCGAACAAGAGCCAATCAACACTTTACGTGAGGAGGCGGATCGACTGCTACGCTGGCTGACGCAAAAAGGCTGGACCCAATTCACCATCCGCGATCTCAATCGCAACGGCCCTCGCTTTGCCCGCAAGAGCAGCCATCACACCGCCACACTGCTCGTCGAGCTGATCACGCATAACTGGCTGAACAGTCGCGATGCCAAAACTTTCGAGGTCCGCCATGTTTCGCCTCAATGACGCGGTGCGCTGCTACCAGGCGCAACATCAATCGCAATCAGAAACACGGTGTGTCGCCGCTTCTGTCGCCACCTTGTCGCCACGCGCCAGGCCAGGAATGACGCGGGTTGTCGCCACTGTCGCCGCTGTCGCCACACCACCTCTTGCCCCTGCCGACATCGCCATACTGATCGAGCAACTGCGTGAAGAAGGAGCACTGCTGGAACACCAGGAGAACGCCCTCCTGATCCGCCCGACACACTGGCAGCAGGTGGACAGGCTCAGCCCCCACTGGAAAGCCCTGCTGCTCTTTTTGCAAACAAACGAAAACGGTGATGACGATGGCACTGGTCGGTCGGCGTGATGGTCGCAACTTTGGCTATGGCCGCCAGCTGAGCTACGCCGGCCCACAAGCGCTAAACGATTTGTTTGCCGGCGGCCACTTCGCCACGGTCAAAGCGCATAGCGATCGCTGGCAAGCGTTCGTGCGTTGGTGTCGATCAGTGGACGGCCCCGGTTACAACGATGCACGTCAGATCGATCGACGGACGCTGCAAGACTACGCCGCGTACCTGCGCCTGCAGATCCAGCAAGGTGAACTCTGCATCGCGACCGCGCAGAACCGCCTAAGCAGCGTCAACCGAACCCTCGCTGCGCTCCGCGGTGATCAGGACGTGAGGATCGCCAGCCCGAGCCAGGCGTTGGGACAGCAGCGCTCGAACGTACGCACCCGCGCGCCGGATGGCCAAGACCGCCAACAAGTGCAGCGAGTGATTGAGGCGCTTGGCGAACAGCACCACGAGCGGGTGGCGGCAATTGTTCTGTTGGCCCGAACAACCGGTATGCGCCTGCGCGAAGCGATCCTGGCTGACCTACCACGACTGCAACGCGAAGCCGAACACTTGGGCCGTATCAACATCCAGGACGGCACCAAAGGCGGCCGCTCAGGGGCATCAGCGCCGCGATGGATCAATGCTAATGAAGAGGTGAAGGTGGCGCTACAGCTCGCCCGAAATGCGTCGCCGCCCCGCAGCCGCAACTTGCTGGCCCGAGGCGAAAGCTACGCCGCATTCCTGCAACAGACCGTACTCCCCGCCCGCGAAGTGCTACATGAACAAGGGCTGAAGGGCTTTCATGAACTGCGAGCGGCCTATGCCTGCGAGCGTTACGAACAGCTCACTGGCCACGCGGCCCCAGTCAATGGTGGCCACTGCTATCGAATTGACCGCGACCTTGATCAACGGGCGCGCCAACAAATCAGCCTTGAGCTCGGGCATAACCGGATTGATGTGGTTTCGGCTTACATTGGAGGTAGAGCGTGACCAAGCCCTTCGATATGGCGCTGTTCCTGAGCGGCGTACTGACCGGCTCGAAGATCACGCAGCAACGCCACCTATGCCAAGCCCGAATCATGCAGGCGGCCATACAACAGCGATGGCAACGCGATAATCCCTGGACCTGGCAGCTCAAGCATGTGCGCTGGTTTTTCACTCAGCACCTGAAGGATCATTCCGACGCCACCCGGTATTACTATCGCCTCACCACCCTATTGATCTGGAAACGATTAGGGAATCACCGAGAAATGCTGATCCAACGCTCGAATAGAGCCCCTTGGAAGCAGCGTCGTTTCTAGGCATGATACTGCATGTGGCCAGCATTACGACATCGAGTGCTGTTAGTTTCCGTTTAGGCGATAGGGATATGGAAGTAGCGATAAGGGTGATGTCTCGCGGACAGGAAATCGACCGCATCATGCGCCCCCTCAGAATGGATGGGGGGCGGCCTGCCGTCACCTACAGAAAATTGCTCTGGCCAGTAGAAGACGGCTGTATCCATATCGAAACCGAACACGATGCGGCCCTCTACCATGTGAGTACGAAGCTTGACGACTGGGTGGAGCTTGTCACGCGCGTACTACCAGAGTCACTCCCAACTCACATCGATGAGTGTGCAGAACTACTTCGTGCCTGCTTCCGGGAAAATCTGCCTCATGGCGTTATACGCGCATCTTCCTCGCTGGTATCTGTTGGCCTAGAGAATGAAGCGCGCGACCTGCTAGTAGATTTCCTGCGCGAAAAGCACGACTCAGAACGCCTGAGCAAGCTGATACAGATGCAGCTGCTTTTCAGCGAAAGATCCAGCACCCCGCTCCCCCCTACGAATACAAATCCATCTGCTGAAAATACAGAGTCTGAGATCGATACAGCCATATCCATCGAAGATGTGAAAACACTGGACTGGGATTGGATACCAGCAGATGAGGCGCAAAAACCAGAAGTAGATGACCAAGTCCTGAGAACACAGGCCGAATGCACCCAAGAAACTATAGGTGCCTACCGCACCATAGAACGTGGCGCAGTGATTTCGGGCCTCGCCGAATCTCTGAGCGAATCAGTATGGGTCGAAGAGCTTCTTCTACCGCCACAAGGTCGCACTTCCTCACTTGGGGAGAACACGCTTTTGGAGCGTACGGCAAAACTCGGAACCATCGCATTGGACCTATTGAGATACTTTGCAGACAACCCGGGGGACCGAGCTGCCCACGCTGAATTGGTACTTGGATACCCTGTCGCGGATATCAACAAACTACTTACGGGCTCCCTAAGCCACTACCTGAAGAGAAGCGGGCCAGGTGGATGGGAATGCCACCCGTGGGCTTTAAGCATTCTAACCGCCCTCGACGAAGCCTTGTGAACGCATCAGAGCGCAGGGATGCTCACTGGCAATCTGCCGCACTACTCAAGAGCCCTCAGGCGCTCAAGCAACGCAAGCAGGGCGGTCTCAGGATGTCTGAGCTCGCACTCCCACAAGACCAGAACGTTCCATCCATCACTCTCCAACCTCTGCAATACCGTCAAGTCTCTTTCAACATTGGATTGAAGCTTGGCCGCCCAGAAATCGACTCGTGTCTTGGGCAAGACAGCATATTTACATCCAGCATGGCGATGCCAAAAACACCCATGTACAAAAATACAGACCCTGAGTCTAGACAGTATAATATCCGGTTTTCCCGGCAGGTCTTTGCGATAAAGTCGGAACCGGTAGCCATGGGCGTGCAGAAAGCGCCTGACTGTCATTTCCGGCTTGGTGCCCTTCCCTTTGATGCCAGCCATCATGCGGGATCTTGTGGCGCGGTCGACGACATCCATTTAGTACTTCCTCAAAACAGCGTGGTTTCATGAGTCGTAGCTATCCCATCCAGGTCGTGGATCTCTTTGCTGGCCCAGGCGGTCTCGGAGAGGGCTTTTCCTCTCACTCCAGCAACAATGCTGAGACCTTCGAGATCAAGGTCTCAGCCGAGATGGAGATCTCGGCTCGCTCCACTCTGCGACTCCGGGCTTTCTACCGGCTGCTGAAAAACAAACAACCCGAGGCCCTAGAGGATTATTACAACTTTTGCGAAACAGCAGATGTAGCGGAGCCCTACACAAACAGAAGTCTTGAGGCCTGGAAGCATGCTGACAACGAGGCGCAGCTGCTGGAGCTGGGTACAGAAGAAGGCAACATCCGGCTCGACAGAATGCTGGAACATCGCCTCGACGAAACCAAACCATGGGTTCTGATCGGCGGCCCACCATGCCAGGCCTACTCAATCGTCGGGCGTGCAAGAAATCGCGGAAAACTGGACTATCGAGCAGAGGACGATCATCGACACTTTCTCTATCGTGAATACCTGAGGATCATTCAAAAGAAAAGACCCGCAGTCTTCGTGATGGAGAACGTGAAAGGGATTCTTTCATCGAAAGTAGCTGGCGAGCAGATGTTTCCACAGATCCTGCGAGACCTCGCTGACCCGGACGCAGCATTGGGAGAAAGCGAAAACGGGCCAAAGTACAGGATCTGTTCGCTGGTAGCCGATGACATCTACGAAAGCGGAGCTGACCCGGACAGCATCGAACCAAGCAACTACATCATTCGGGCCGAGAACTACGGCGTTCCTCAGGCCAGGCATCGAGTGATACTTCTCGGTGTTTCCGAGGAGTATCTAAACGCTCTTGGAGATCACAAGCTATCACCAGCCCAAGGACCATCAATAGACAAGGTCATCGGCTGCCTACCGCCCTTGCGAAGCACTCTTACCAAAGTAAAGGACTCTCCTGATGTCTGGGCAGATACCGTGCGTGAGCATCTGAGGGAGCTGAACCAGGAGTGCCTTCTACAGGTACCCGATACGCCTGAAAGACTAGGTCTAGCCACAAAACTCGGCATTCTCGCCAGCAGCTACGATGGTAGAGACCTGAACTCGGGAGGGTTACGTGTTCTCAAAAAGAGTGCATGGAATGGCGTGACAGGCACCCACCTCGATAGCTGGCTGCAGGATCCTCGGCTCAAGTATTGGCTCAATCATGAAGCACGAGGGCACATGAGCTCCGATCTGCGTAGATACGTTTACGCTACCGCCTTTGCCGAGACATACAAGGACTCGCCCAAAGGCCACCATGACTTCAACCTGCCAGGACTCGAACCAGACCATAAAAACTGGAAGACCGGAAAGTTCAGCGACCGCTTCCGGGTACAGAGATCGGGCATTCCCTCCACGACGATAACCAGCCATATCGCCAAGGACGGTCACTACTTTATTCATTATGATCCCAGACAATGCAGAAGCCTGACTGTCCGCGAGGCCGCCCGACTGCAAACTTTCCCTGACAACTATTTCTTTCTCGGAAACAGAACGCAGCAATTCCATCAAGTGGGCAACGCAGTTCCACCACTTCTGGCTCGACAGATTGCAGATGTTGTAGCGCGCATTATCAGAAACGGAAAAGACACGAGATAGAGTCAATCCAGGCACTACATGCTCGACAGGGAGAGTTCACTTGCCACCGTCATTCAAGAGTCGAAATGCCCCTCCAAAGGCCAGCGCAATGGTCGAGGCACTGCGTGGGCTTGGCTACAACACACAGACAGCACTGGCCGACATTATCGACAACAGTGTAGCGGCAGGTGCGTCGGAAGTCAGAGTCGAACTCATCTGGGCAGAGACAGAGAGCCGAATTACCTGCCTAGACAACGGCACTGGAATGTCAGCAGCCGGGCTTGATCTTGCCATGAGACTGGGCGAGCGAAACCCGCTAGAGGAGCGATCAAAGTCTGATCTTGGTCGTTTTGGCCTTGGACTCAAGACCGCTTCCTTCTCACAGTGTCGCAGGCTGACTGTAGCGACAATCGGCACCGACAACATGCAGTCTCTACGCTGGGACCTCGACTACCTAGCCAATAGCCATGATGGCGGCTGGCACCTTCTAGAGGGCCCCCACCCAGGCTCGGAGAAATGTCTGGAGCCTCTTTCTGATGCAGGCAAAGGAACAATGGTGCTGTGGGAGGAACTAGACAGAATTATTACGCCAGGAAGTACGGTTCAGGACTTTCTTAACCTTGCCGACAAGGTGGAGCAGCATCTCGGAATGGTCTTTCACCGATACCTTGAAGGAAGCAGGCCCCGCCTCAGAGTTCTGCTCAATGGTCAGCCCGTAAGGCCTTGGGATCCCTTTATGACGGACCATCCGGGAAAGCCATACAACCCTCCCGTATTCAAACATCCATCCATCAGAGGTATCGAGGCCGAATGTCATGTCCTACCGCACAAGGACATGCTTTCGCCTGAAGACTTCGAGCGCTTGGGCGGCCCTGATGGCTGGACAGCGCAACAGGGATTCTACGTTTATCGCAACGAACGCCTTCTGGTAGCAGGCAGCTGGCTTGGGCTGGGAACCGGTAGATCTTGGACAAAAGACGAAGCCCATCGCCTGGCCAGAATCCGGATTGATATCCCGAACTCTGCAGATGCCGACTGGAAAATCGATATCAGGAAGTCCACAGCACGGCCCCCCATCTATCTTAGAGACTGGTTGACCAGCTTAGCCGAAGCGACCCGTGCCCGCGCCAGACGAGCTTTTGCCCATAGAGGACGACCAACATTGCTTGGCAACAAGCAGGTTGCTGAAGCATGGAAGGTCGAACGGCTCGCCAGTGGAATGCGATACAGAATAGATAGCGACCACCCTGCAGTAAGAGACGTTCTGGATGAAGCAGGAACATTGCTCCCCCAGATCAAGGCAATGCTGCGAGTTATCGAAGAAACCGTTCCTGTCCAGCGGATATGGATTGATACGGCAGAAAACAAGGATACCCCGTGTACGGGGTTCGAGAAGGCACCATCCAGCGAGGTCAGTGAGATTCTGATGGTCATGTACCGCGGCATGGTCGAGAGGAAGGGATACTCAGCCTCCTCCGCCAAGGAACAACTCCGAGCGACAGAACCCTTCCATGCCTTCCCTTACTTGGTAGATGCTCTGCCTGACAATTTATAAGGAGTCGTAGCGAATGTCCGAGGACAACAAATGGAGTGTGGTCAAAATCGTCCAGGAAATGCTTGCAGACGAACAGGACAAGTCAGCAATTACTCCGACCCTGATTTCGCAAAAGATCGACATGGTGCTGAAGATCATGCCGAACAAGGCAGAAGGGCTCGACCGCACCGCTGTCACTGACGAACTCATTAGGCGATTCAGTATCTGGGTTGGTGATGATTCGTCGCTTGTCGATATGGCCGGGCACATACCCTGGCTTACCAGCGAGCGAAAGAAGGAGTGGCGCTACTGGCGGCGATACAGAGAATGGCAGGAGAAGAAACTGCCATGGAGCGCTATAGAAGCACTCGACAAGACAACCGACAACATCCTCTCGATGCTCGAAGATCCGAAACGCGAAGGCTCATGGGATCGTCGCGGTATGGTGGTTGGTCATGTGCAGTCAGGAAAGACAGGGAACTATACGGGCCTGATCTGCAAGGCAGCCGATGCTGGCTACAAGATAATCATCGTACTGGCAGGCCTTCACAACAACCTGCGTTCCCAAACGCAAATGCGACTGGATGAAGGATTTCTTGGCTACGAGACCAGCCCCATTGAGGGTGAAGGCAACGTTGCAATTGGAGTAGGAAAGATTGATCCTTCACCGGCTCTACGCCCGCAGTACGTAACCAATAGGACAGAGACAGGTGACTTCAATACCAAGTTCGTAAAGAACCTTGGCGTATCGCCTGAACAGAAGCCGTGGCTTTTCGTAGTAAAGAAGAACAAGACAGTCCTACAGCGCCTTTTGAAGTGGATTCACAAACATGTGGCTGAAACGACAGACCCGGAGACTGGCCGCCCACTGGTAACGCATCTCCCCCTTCTGATCGTTGACGACGAGGCGGACCATGCATCAGTGGATACAGGAGAGAAAGTTGTCGACGACAACGGCCAGCCGGACCTTGAACACGAGCCAACGGCAATCAACAGCCTCATTCGCCAAATATTGCACTCCTTTTCAAGGAAGGCCTATATCGGCTACACCGCCACGCCGTTTGCGAACATCTATATCCATGAACAAGGCGAAACCACCAAGGAAGGACCAGACCTGTTCCCGGCAGCATTTATCACCAATCTCTCAGCCCCATCCAGTTACGTAGGTCCATCAAGAGTCTTCGGGCTGGCTAGCGAAAATGGGCGACTCGGTGCGCTCGATCTGGTTCGCCCGGTCACGGACCAATGCTCGGAAGATGGCAAGAGTGGCTGGATGCCTGTTAGTCACAAAAGCAGTCATACGCCCCCAGATATCATGCCGCCCTCACTTATCGAGGCAATACAGGCATTCATCCTTGCATGCACAATTCGACAACTTCGTGGTCAGGGAGCAGAGCACAGCTCCATGCTGGTTCACGTTACCCGCTTCAACCTTGTTCAGCAGCATGTACACGGACAAGTCTACGATTACGTGATGCATTTGAAACAGCGTCTCAGACGACGCATTGATCATCAGGGCGCTCTATCCGAACTGCGTAGCCTGTGGAGCCGTGACTTCCTGTCAACTAGCGACAGCGTTGAAAAGCAAACGTCGGAGTCGCCTCACCGCACAATTACAGACTGGATTGAGATAGAACAGGCTCTACCGGATCTGCTGGAGCAGATCGATGTGCGCATGATCAATGGTACGGCAAAGGATGCATTGGACTATGCCGACAGCGCCACGGGACTAAAAGTCATTGCCATCGGCGGTGACAAACTGGCACGTGGGCTTACGCTTGAGGGACTATGCGTCAGCTACTTTCTCCGCGCCTCCAAGATGTACGACACACTGATGCAAATGGGCCGCTGGTTTGGCTATCGACCAGGCTACCTAGATTTGTGTCGCCTTTACACCACGGAAGATCTTGTCGAATGGTTCGAACACATTGCCGATGCTGCCGAAGAGCTTAGAGCCGAATTCGACTTCATGATGGATAGCGGCCTTACGCCACGCGACTATGGTCTCAAGGTAGTGTCCCATCCCGTGTTGATGGTCACATCACCGCTGAAAATGCGGACGGCAAAAACCCTGCATCTGTCTTTCAGCGGTGACATTGTCGAAACGGTCAGTTTCTTCAAAAACCCTGCAAAGCTCGAACAGAACCTGGGTGCTTTCAACTTCCTTGCCGATAGCTTGGGAATGCCGTCCTTAATCCCTTCTCAGAGCCGAAATGGCCGAAAAGACAACTGGAACGGTGTGAATTGGGTTGATGTTCCGGTGCAGCCGGTAGTCGACTTTCTAAGGTCGTATCAAACGCACCCGGATTCCCGGAAGGTTAGAAGCGATCTACTCGCGAACTTCATAGAGGAAATGAGTCGCATCGGCGAGCTTACCTCTTGGACTGTTGCCGTAATCGGTGGTGGTGTTGCGGAGACGGAGAACGTTGCGGGCTTTCAGATCAAACGCATGAAGCGAAAAAACAAATCTCTGGATACTGACGATAAGTATTCCATTGGCCGCCTGCTGTCACCTCAGGACGAGGCGCTGGATATCGATGAGCCGGCATGGAATGCCGCACTTGAGTTGACGCAGAAAAGCTGGAAACCCGACCCGGGTCGCTCAAGAGGCAGAGAATTGCCTGAGGTTCCAAGCGGCCCCTACATCAGACGTATCCGTGGCCTTGGGGCCGACACCGTAGTCCCCGCCCCCGAAAGAGGGCTGCTGCTGATATCTATTCTCGACCCGGAGCAATCTGACGTTTCAGGCGTTAAAACTCCTATCATTGCATTTGCTATCAGCTTTCCTTCGAGCCATGCGGGGAAATCAGTCCCCTATGTCGTCACAAACCTTCTGTGGGAGCAGCAATATGGCGGCGCTGAGTAGCACCGAAATTCTGGGTACCTGGAGGGCGCTTCCCGGTAACGCATCGATCCCCGGATGGAGATCCATAGATCTCTTTCAGTCAGGCACCTGTCGAGTAAAAGCCGCCAGGCATGCTCCCGGAAATGAAGAGGCCATTCTGATTGGGTTTTCGAGTGCCAAGTTAGCTCCGACCTCACAGCTACCCCAAGGACAGGGATTTCGCATGGAAAGAGCGACTCTTGGCGAGACTGCTGGCGAATATCAATGGCTTGCAGTCGTTCGCCAATCTGCGGGCAATCTTGAACTGTTTGCCACTGTTGTGACGGATGTCTGCGGGCTTATTGACTCATCCGATAGCTACCCTGAAGAGCTGCTGTATCAACGGCTGCTTGGAAGGGTACGCGGATGGCAGGAGTTCATGCGCAGGGGCCGTGAAGGACTTAGCGTCGAGGCCGAACTGGGGCTTGTAGGTGAGATCTGCCTGCTGCGCTACCTTTTTGATGAAGGCGTACCGCTTTTCTCTGCAGTTGATGGATGGAAAGGACCGCTCGACGGCCTGCATGACTTCCAACTGGGGACAGGTGCAATAGAGGTCAAATCAACAATGGCCACGGAAGGCTTTCCAGTAAGGATTGCCTCTTTGGACCAGTTGGACGACTCCCAGTGCCCGCCACTCTTCCTTGCAGCGCTCCGCTTTGGATCGAACGAGTCGGGCATAACGCTTCCCGAGTACGTATCGAATACTCGCCATCTTCTGGAGCCCGATCCTGCAGCGACAAGACTTTTCGAGCAGGCACTCCTTCATGTCGGCTATCTGGACATGCAGGCAGAAACCTACACACGTCGTTTTTCGCTAGGCGAGATCAGGATCCATCTCGTGGATTCGGAATTTCCTAAGCTGACACCTTTCAACATCCCTACACCTATTCGCCGAGCGCAGTATGAACTCGATCTGGCATTGCTTCCGGTCGATAACTGCCCTCTTTCGGATGTGCTTGAGAAACTTGGAGTCATTTGATGGAACTTGTGGACTTTCTGCGAGAAACGCAGGCATCAATCAGAGAAGAAATAGAGAAAGATGTTGCTCCAGGTGCAGCGCCGGTTCCTGCCGAGGCCGTTTTCACCGAGCAGGTAATGACACATATGGCAGATGAAGGCATCACCTTTGAGCCAACGGTCTGTCATTACGAGGCAAAAGTCGGAGGCAGCATCGGCGGGAAAAGCGCGGCCTATAAGGTCAGAATCAGTGGCTACTCGGTGTCCGAAACCACAGACGAAAATGGAAGCCCCGACAGGCTCGATCTTTTTGTCAGTCTCTATAAGGCACTGGACGAAATCGAATCCCTTCCCGACCAAGAAGTAGGCAAGGCGGCAAAAGAAGGCCTGCAGTTCCTCAGGTTCTGCGCAACCGGGCAACTAGCCGGAAAGCTCGATGAAACCAATGATGCCTACGCGCTGGTAACGGAAGTCGAACGTATCTTCAAGACACTCGACAGCATAAGGATCTTCATAATTACTGACGCGCTGGTCAAAACAAGGACCTACGCCCCCCATGATGTCGAAGGCAAGCAGGTCCGACTTGAAGTCATGGATATTCAGCGCTTGTTTAACCATTGGCAACAAGGCCGACCGCGCGATGAACTAATAGTCAATTTTCAGGACCTCTGCGGAACAGCGCTACCAAGCGTATGGGTTCCGGGCTCAGGTGACGACGAGTATGACTATGCTCTGACAGCAGTACCTGGTGAGGCACTACGCTTTCTCTACGAAAAATACGGCCCGCGTATTCTTGAAGCCAACGTACGCTCATTCCTTGGGGTAAACAGCAAAGGAGTGAACAAGGGGATTCGCGACAGTCTGCGGAATAATCCTGACCGTTTCATGGCATACAACAATGGCATCGTTGTTGTGGCCGATGCCGCCAAACTGGACCGCGCTAAAGATGGATCAACGGGCATCCTGTGGCTGCAGGGTATGCAAATAGTTAACGGCGGGCAGACGACTGCCTCCATCTACTTCGCCAAGAAGAAAAATCCTGAGATAGATCTGAGTAACGTACGAGTCCCAGCCAAGATCATCGTGCTGCGAAATGGGCAAGGCGATGACGAAGAGCTGATCTCGAATATTTCTCGCTATGCCAACAGCCAGAATGTCGTCAAGCAGTCAGACCTTTCCGCCAACAAGCCATTCCACCGTGAGTTGGAGAAACTGTCCATGCGCACATATTGTCCGGATGGTGTGGGCCGCTGGTTCTACGAACGATCAGCAGGAAGCTACAAGGTGATGCTGGAAAAGGAGGCGACTACACCTGCTCAAAAGAAAAAACTGCAGGTTGCCATCCCGACATTCCGCAAGATCACCAAGCCTGATCTAGCGAAGTTTCTGCTCACTTGGG
This genomic window contains:
- a CDS encoding YfjI family protein, with the translated sequence MQLCEAFEPPQPLLEYLQSPLPYPVEALGNLLGPAVERLAEVIGVPCAMAAQSVLASAALVSQGHANVHLDGRTYPLSLYLLTVASSGDRKSAVDHLALKAARDWERQQWTLYTEKLITYRAASNIMTKPKTTKKRAEVEGGELSEPVPPRLIITEPTIEALIKSLCHGLPSMGLFNDEGGQFLGSSTMSKENLLKAITTLSTLWDGSPIDRARSMAGESLRAYDRRLSLHLMLQPYLANQLLKDSVIKGQGILGRCLISWPERLVGQRLYKAVDLTRDAKVQRYQTRITTLLDKPLSLHKDGSLNPARLELTPSARTAWIDIHDTIECQSGEFGELAGVQSVAGKAAANVLRIAGVLAVIEDANVVSEAHIQRASTLMDYYLAEIQRLTEQEPINTLREEADRLLRWLTQKGWTQFTIRDLNRNGPRFARKSSHHTATLLVELITHNWLNSRDAKTFEVRHVSPQ
- a CDS encoding integrase domain-containing protein; the encoded protein is MALVGRRDGRNFGYGRQLSYAGPQALNDLFAGGHFATVKAHSDRWQAFVRWCRSVDGPGYNDARQIDRRTLQDYAAYLRLQIQQGELCIATAQNRLSSVNRTLAALRGDQDVRIASPSQALGQQRSNVRTRAPDGQDRQQVQRVIEALGEQHHERVAAIVLLARTTGMRLREAILADLPRLQREAEHLGRINIQDGTKGGRSGASAPRWINANEEVKVALQLARNASPPRSRNLLARGESYAAFLQQTVLPAREVLHEQGLKGFHELRAAYACERYEQLTGHAAPVNGGHCYRIDRDLDQRARQQISLELGHNRIDVVSAYIGGRA
- a CDS encoding very short patch repair endonuclease gives rise to the protein MDVVDRATRSRMMAGIKGKGTKPEMTVRRFLHAHGYRFRLYRKDLPGKPDIILSRLRVCIFVHGCFWHRHAGCKYAVLPKTRVDFWAAKLQSNVERDLTVLQRLESDGWNVLVLWECELRHPETALLALLERLRALE
- a CDS encoding DNA cytosine methyltransferase; the protein is MSRSYPIQVVDLFAGPGGLGEGFSSHSSNNAETFEIKVSAEMEISARSTLRLRAFYRLLKNKQPEALEDYYNFCETADVAEPYTNRSLEAWKHADNEAQLLELGTEEGNIRLDRMLEHRLDETKPWVLIGGPPCQAYSIVGRARNRGKLDYRAEDDHRHFLYREYLRIIQKKRPAVFVMENVKGILSSKVAGEQMFPQILRDLADPDAALGESENGPKYRICSLVADDIYESGADPDSIEPSNYIIRAENYGVPQARHRVILLGVSEEYLNALGDHKLSPAQGPSIDKVIGCLPPLRSTLTKVKDSPDVWADTVREHLRELNQECLLQVPDTPERLGLATKLGILASSYDGRDLNSGGLRVLKKSAWNGVTGTHLDSWLQDPRLKYWLNHEARGHMSSDLRRYVYATAFAETYKDSPKGHHDFNLPGLEPDHKNWKTGKFSDRFRVQRSGIPSTTITSHIAKDGHYFIHYDPRQCRSLTVREAARLQTFPDNYFFLGNRTQQFHQVGNAVPPLLARQIADVVARIIRNGKDTR
- a CDS encoding ATP-binding protein; translation: MVEALRGLGYNTQTALADIIDNSVAAGASEVRVELIWAETESRITCLDNGTGMSAAGLDLAMRLGERNPLEERSKSDLGRFGLGLKTASFSQCRRLTVATIGTDNMQSLRWDLDYLANSHDGGWHLLEGPHPGSEKCLEPLSDAGKGTMVLWEELDRIITPGSTVQDFLNLADKVEQHLGMVFHRYLEGSRPRLRVLLNGQPVRPWDPFMTDHPGKPYNPPVFKHPSIRGIEAECHVLPHKDMLSPEDFERLGGPDGWTAQQGFYVYRNERLLVAGSWLGLGTGRSWTKDEAHRLARIRIDIPNSADADWKIDIRKSTARPPIYLRDWLTSLAEATRARARRAFAHRGRPTLLGNKQVAEAWKVERLASGMRYRIDSDHPAVRDVLDEAGTLLPQIKAMLRVIEETVPVQRIWIDTAENKDTPCTGFEKAPSSEVSEILMVMYRGMVERKGYSASSAKEQLRATEPFHAFPYLVDALPDNL